The Rubritalea squalenifaciens DSM 18772 genome includes a region encoding these proteins:
- a CDS encoding cadherin domain-containing protein translates to MNNNLIGAPIAAACFSVLCAGLSEAAPTALTQSVTYNGETITLQLKKESLRGAGFEVFVQNSSGGLDAYSPVDERSYIGTVDEYPGAIACGIQKDDGTFRGAVYFDRGATWFTQGSSVTGTRGTSYSNFTNYQYPTAPTVQAGQAGSTVYGFGLGIDADSNYFNVRSGSDVDTAMEGIEYSISLVRALYMRDALLRPYLERIVIRADAAQDPFVGSSSYLSDLRSHWNTNFTTINPDVVAGVSTGKVGGGLAYVGTVGTSSKYSINDSGSGGAFDVIFRHELGHNWSCSHFVGGSPEGAGIMGGNQPARFSGCEVYRILNHRDSRLGIMNTQESFTAVEIAPYASMDVATYVRARSGELSIDVTANDHDANGQSINLTSFDATSANGGTVTQQGSQLVYVAPLGFTGTDYFEYQITDSAGKTATGVTVIEVIDPVDPVAVWKFDDSQDRTKASIGTDLQLVGSHQTTAGIDGSDGAVRIGQGSHYIATHGIAANGSGTKVNEYTLLMDVKAPSASTGTWRAFFQTDTTNSNDGDCFIRNSNETIGVSTTGYSSWSMPADTWVRLAVVVDNDSFYRIYADGNLILNGNTQTLDGNYALDSVLRFFADNNGEDHDLDVSAIRIYDQPLGAAYLAALGGADASVAPVIANETINVSDEAPAATSVYQVAAIDGNVADVITYSLTGGNTGNAFSIDSSTGELTTNIMLDAGVVSQYVLTVTATDDGGLTGSGTITINVVSDADGDGMKDTWEIANFGSIEAKDGSGDTDSDGVSDLSEFIVGTDPNSTDSDSDGFSDSLEIAMSTDPTDGQSTPNASLQGLVGWWEFDNAADLTEAKVGQDLVLNGSDSAVSGKGSADVAARIGAGSNYRVNHGIDANGGGTQVNEYTLLLDVSYPSSSAGTWISLFQTNSGNGDDGDCFVRNSNGTIGVSATGYSAYALSANSWARLVVTVDNGSFYRIYADGQQILNGSVQAVDGRFSFGDALLLFADNNGEDNTIDVTSARLYDRALTAAEVSALGGVPLYKSAPVASDETFAVSENASAGSAVGSVTATDADQGDTLVYSITAGNGGGEFAIDSATGEITTTTVLDYESTVQYVLTVEVSDGALSDSATITVDVTNVNEAPVASGASVSISEDAVIGTAVATVASTDPDSGDTAIYAITVGNDGGFTINGATGVISLAAMVDYETTTSYTLTVTVTDGSGLTDTAAVNVAVLDVAFEDYDSDGLEDNWEIANFGNTSSADGTGDADGDGLTDAVEYAAGTDPNSSDSDSDGIVDAMEIAFGTDPTDNQSSPGAYNADLVGWWKFDDVLDLTKATWGADLVLTGSDQAVYGYDGASGSDGASRIGIGSYYAMSHGIAANGGGSKVNEYTLVMDISYPASSANKWISLFQTDTTNASDGDCFIRNSNGTIGLSATKYSAWSLASDSWVRIAVSVDNGSFYRIYADGQQILSGNTQSVDGRFSLESVLLLFADNNSEDNPLDVSSVRIYSRALTGSEVLSLGDVTNQ, encoded by the coding sequence ATGAATAATAACCTCATTGGGGCGCCGATTGCAGCGGCCTGCTTTAGCGTATTGTGCGCCGGTCTCTCAGAGGCTGCTCCAACAGCGCTCACACAGTCGGTGACGTATAATGGCGAGACCATTACGCTCCAGCTGAAGAAGGAAAGTCTGCGTGGCGCGGGCTTTGAAGTATTTGTCCAGAACAGCAGCGGCGGTCTGGATGCCTACTCACCCGTGGATGAACGTTCTTACATTGGTACCGTGGACGAGTATCCAGGAGCGATTGCCTGCGGAATTCAAAAGGATGACGGGACCTTTCGTGGGGCTGTGTATTTTGATCGGGGTGCGACTTGGTTTACCCAGGGCTCCTCGGTGACAGGAACGCGTGGTACGTCTTATTCTAACTTCACCAACTACCAGTACCCTACAGCACCTACCGTGCAAGCTGGGCAGGCGGGGTCTACCGTCTACGGTTTTGGTCTCGGCATTGACGCTGATTCGAATTACTTTAATGTGAGATCTGGAAGTGATGTGGACACTGCAATGGAGGGGATTGAGTACTCCATCAGTCTCGTTCGGGCTCTTTACATGAGGGATGCCTTGCTGCGTCCGTACCTTGAGCGAATCGTGATTCGGGCAGATGCTGCACAGGATCCTTTTGTCGGTTCATCCTCCTATTTGAGTGATCTTCGTAGTCATTGGAATACCAATTTCACAACGATCAATCCTGATGTGGTGGCAGGTGTTTCCACGGGAAAGGTGGGCGGAGGTCTTGCCTATGTAGGGACAGTGGGTACTTCGAGTAAATATTCGATCAATGACTCGGGTTCTGGTGGAGCATTTGATGTGATATTCAGGCACGAACTCGGCCACAACTGGAGCTGCTCACATTTCGTAGGTGGAAGCCCGGAGGGTGCAGGCATCATGGGGGGAAACCAGCCTGCACGTTTCAGTGGTTGTGAAGTCTACCGGATACTCAATCATCGGGATAGTCGCTTGGGCATCATGAATACTCAGGAGAGTTTCACGGCCGTTGAGATCGCGCCTTATGCGAGTATGGATGTGGCGACCTACGTGCGTGCCAGGTCTGGTGAGTTAAGCATCGATGTTACGGCAAATGACCACGATGCGAACGGTCAGAGCATTAATCTTACCTCCTTTGATGCAACATCAGCGAATGGTGGCACTGTGACTCAGCAGGGTTCACAGTTGGTTTATGTGGCGCCGCTAGGATTCACTGGTACGGATTACTTTGAGTACCAGATCACAGACAGTGCCGGTAAAACGGCTACTGGTGTCACAGTGATCGAGGTGATCGATCCTGTTGATCCCGTAGCGGTATGGAAATTTGACGATTCACAGGATCGGACAAAAGCCTCCATCGGCACAGACCTTCAGCTGGTTGGTTCTCATCAGACCACAGCTGGTATTGATGGTAGCGATGGAGCTGTTCGTATCGGGCAGGGAAGCCACTACATCGCCACCCACGGTATCGCCGCTAATGGTAGTGGAACCAAGGTGAATGAGTATACTCTACTGATGGATGTGAAAGCTCCATCTGCTAGCACGGGTACATGGAGGGCATTCTTCCAGACGGATACAACCAACAGTAATGACGGTGATTGCTTCATCAGGAATTCCAATGAAACGATAGGTGTAAGCACTACGGGATATAGCTCCTGGTCAATGCCTGCGGATACATGGGTAAGGCTGGCAGTGGTTGTCGACAATGATAGCTTCTACCGCATTTATGCAGATGGAAATCTCATCCTGAATGGCAATACCCAGACATTGGATGGAAACTATGCTTTAGATTCCGTGTTGAGATTCTTTGCTGACAATAACGGTGAAGATCATGATCTGGATGTGTCTGCTATCCGTATCTATGACCAGCCTTTGGGCGCAGCTTATTTGGCGGCACTCGGAGGAGCTGATGCCAGCGTGGCGCCTGTGATTGCAAATGAGACAATCAATGTGTCCGATGAAGCTCCAGCGGCCACTTCGGTTTATCAGGTGGCTGCGATTGATGGTAATGTGGCGGATGTGATTACCTACTCTCTTACAGGAGGGAATACGGGGAATGCATTCTCCATCGATAGTTCCACTGGTGAGCTTACGACCAATATCATGCTGGATGCCGGTGTAGTCAGCCAGTATGTGCTGACTGTAACAGCTACCGATGATGGCGGTCTTACAGGAAGCGGCACGATCACTATCAATGTGGTGAGTGATGCTGATGGCGACGGGATGAAGGACACCTGGGAAATTGCCAACTTCGGCTCTATCGAAGCCAAAGACGGCAGTGGTGATACCGACTCTGACGGTGTCAGTGATCTGTCCGAATTTATCGTAGGTACAGACCCTAATAGCACGGATTCTGATTCCGACGGTTTCAGCGACTCGCTTGAAATTGCAATGAGTACTGATCCGACGGATGGGCAAAGTACACCTAATGCTAGCCTGCAAGGCCTTGTAGGTTGGTGGGAGTTTGACAATGCTGCCGATCTTACCGAGGCCAAGGTGGGTCAGGACCTCGTGCTGAATGGTTCTGATTCTGCGGTGTCTGGCAAAGGAAGCGCGGATGTTGCTGCCCGCATTGGTGCAGGCAGTAATTACCGGGTGAACCACGGCATTGATGCCAATGGTGGCGGTACTCAGGTGAATGAGTACACCTTGTTGCTGGATGTGAGCTATCCGTCATCAAGCGCGGGAACTTGGATCAGCCTATTTCAAACTAACTCAGGAAATGGAGATGATGGCGACTGCTTCGTCCGTAATAGCAATGGTACGATCGGTGTGTCTGCTACCGGTTACAGTGCCTATGCCTTGTCAGCTAATAGCTGGGCAAGACTCGTAGTCACTGTTGATAATGGTTCCTTCTATCGCATCTATGCTGATGGTCAGCAAATTCTGAATGGCTCCGTGCAGGCTGTAGATGGTAGGTTCTCGTTTGGAGATGCCTTGCTTCTCTTTGCCGATAACAACGGAGAGGATAATACCATCGATGTGACTTCTGCTCGCTTATACGACAGGGCTTTGACGGCAGCTGAAGTGTCTGCCCTTGGAGGTGTTCCTCTCTATAAGAGTGCGCCTGTGGCCAGCGATGAAACATTCGCTGTGTCAGAGAATGCATCTGCTGGAAGCGCCGTTGGATCGGTGACTGCCACGGATGCTGATCAGGGGGATACACTTGTCTACAGTATTACGGCAGGCAATGGTGGTGGCGAGTTTGCTATCGATTCCGCTACTGGGGAAATCACGACGACAACAGTACTCGATTATGAATCGACAGTTCAGTATGTGCTGACGGTGGAAGTGAGTGACGGTGCACTGAGTGACTCGGCTACGATTACCGTGGATGTTACAAACGTGAATGAAGCTCCAGTTGCTAGTGGTGCGAGTGTGAGTATCTCAGAAGATGCAGTAATCGGCACTGCCGTGGCTACGGTTGCTTCCACTGATCCCGATTCTGGCGATACTGCGATTTATGCGATCACAGTAGGTAATGATGGGGGCTTCACGATCAATGGTGCCACTGGAGTGATTAGCCTGGCTGCCATGGTGGATTACGAGACGACGACAAGCTACACTCTCACGGTAACCGTGACAGATGGTTCCGGCCTCACTGACACAGCTGCGGTTAATGTTGCCGTGCTTGATGTAGCTTTTGAGGACTATGATAGCGACGGTCTAGAGGATAACTGGGAGATCGCTAACTTCGGTAACACGTCCAGCGCTGATGGAACAGGTGATGCTGATGGTGACGGGCTGACAGATGCAGTAGAGTATGCAGCGGGTACTGATCCTAACTCTAGTGACAGCGATAGCGACGGTATTGTAGATGCGATGGAAATCGCCTTCGGTACCGATCCGACCGACAACCAGAGTTCACCGGGAGCTTATAATGCAGACCTTGTAGGATGGTGGAAGTTTGACGACGTGCTTGACCTAACCAAGGCGACTTGGGGCGCAGACCTCGTGCTGACGGGAAGTGATCAGGCCGTTTACGGCTACGATGGTGCTAGTGGTTCCGACGGTGCATCCAGGATCGGGATCGGTAGCTACTACGCGATGAGTCATGGTATAGCTGCGAATGGTGGCGGTAGCAAAGTGAACGAGTACACGCTCGTCATGGATATCAGCTATCCGGCCAGTAGTGCAAATAAATGGATCAGCCTCTTCCAGACGGATACGACGAATGCTAGCGATGGTGATTGCTTCATTCGTAATTCGAATGGAACGATTGGGCTCTCCGCAACCAAGTACAGTGCATGGTCCTTGGCTTCTGATAGCTGGGTGAGAATTGCAGTATCTGTGGATAACGGATCCTTCTACAGGATCTATGCTGACGGGCAGCAAATTCTTAGCGGTAACACACAAAGTGTGGATGGCAGGTTCTCACTTGAGAGTGTCTTGTTACTCTTTGCTGATAACAATAGTGAAGATAATCCGCTCGATGTGAGCTCTGTCAGGATCTACAGCCGTGCTCTGACAGGCAGCGAGGTTCTGTCTCTGGGGGATGTGACTAATCAATAG